A stretch of Mesorhizobium sp. M2A.F.Ca.ET.046.03.2.1 DNA encodes these proteins:
- a CDS encoding LysR substrate-binding domain-containing protein has protein sequence MRLLSQVNLNSLKIVESAARHRNFTRAGEEQFITASAVSQRVKSLEDQLRFKIFERGGNAVSLTPEGETYVARVREALERIVAASMEATGQSQAHVLRICVLPTFAARWLFPRLMTFQQQYPDIEMRVSTSYATHEFATSEYDLEIRYGDGNFPGLTSELLFKEDLTPVCSRKLFHDVLGDKPLSKVVPEDLRYFTLLHSDTCTQNWQSWLGFAGASFVLGETRSVYFDSCMMSYEAANAGMGFAVANRAYMASDIRAERLVAPFAVHHPNTAGWYFVSPIKALGARRVELFKQWILAEAALTQRQLDMEITGGQPARAAVA, from the coding sequence GTGCGTCTGCTCAGTCAGGTCAACCTCAACTCGCTGAAAATCGTGGAAAGCGCCGCGAGGCACAGGAATTTCACGCGCGCCGGCGAAGAGCAGTTTATCACCGCTTCCGCCGTCAGCCAGCGCGTGAAGAGCCTGGAGGACCAGCTGCGCTTCAAGATCTTCGAGCGCGGCGGCAACGCGGTGTCGCTGACGCCGGAGGGCGAGACCTATGTGGCGCGCGTGCGCGAGGCGCTGGAACGGATCGTGGCGGCCAGCATGGAGGCCACCGGCCAGTCGCAGGCGCATGTGCTGCGGATCTGCGTGCTGCCGACCTTCGCGGCGCGCTGGCTGTTTCCCAGGCTGATGACCTTCCAGCAGCAATATCCCGACATCGAGATGCGGGTGTCGACATCCTACGCCACGCATGAATTCGCGACCTCGGAATATGATCTCGAGATCCGCTACGGCGACGGCAATTTCCCCGGCCTCACCTCGGAACTGCTGTTCAAGGAAGACCTGACGCCGGTGTGCAGCCGCAAGCTGTTTCACGACGTGCTGGGCGACAAGCCGCTGTCGAAGGTGGTGCCGGAGGACCTGCGCTACTTCACGCTGCTGCATTCGGACACCTGCACGCAGAACTGGCAGTCGTGGCTGGGCTTCGCCGGCGCGAGCTTCGTGCTTGGCGAGACGAGAAGCGTCTATTTCGACAGCTGCATGATGTCCTACGAAGCGGCCAATGCCGGCATGGGCTTCGCCGTCGCCAACCGCGCCTACATGGCAAGCGACATCCGTGCCGAAAGGCTGGTAGCCCCCTTCGCGGTCCACCATCCCAACACGGCGGGCTGGTACTTCGTCAGCCCCATCAAGGCGCTCGGCGCCCGCAGGGTGGAACTGTTCAAGCAATGGATCCTGGCCGAAGCGGCGCTGACGCAGCGCCAACTCGACATGGAGATCACCGGCGGACAGCCGGCACGCGCGGCGGTGGCCTAA
- a CDS encoding ATP-dependent helicase, whose protein sequence is MNIAARDSSFETPAYLARLNDEQRLAVVHGDGKVAAPLLVIAGAGSGKTNTLAHRVAHLIVKGADPRRILLMTFSRRAAAEMAKRVERIAGEVLGRDAAIIGDALAWAGTFHGIGARLLRDYAEQIGLDPAFTIHDREDSADLMNLARHELGFSKTESRFPTKGTCLQIYSRAVNAQAPLDEVLGSAFPWCAAWAEQLKELFAAYVEAKQAQNVLDYDDLLLYWAQMAAEPEIAAHLGSRFDHVLVDEYQDTNRLQASILLALKPDGAGLTVVGDDAQSIYSFRAAEVRNILDFPKQFAKPAEIVMLERNYRSTETILAAANRVIGEASERFTKNLWTERRSSHRPQLVSVRDEAEQANYVCQAILAEREAGTALKAQAVLFRTSSHSGPLEVELTRRNIPFVKFGGLKFLDAAHVKDMLAMLRFAENPRDRVAGFRVLQLMPGIGPSAASQIVDAMATSLDETLGLARFRPPQRAAQDWPVFLDIYSGLRAGAKWPADLERIRLWYEPHMERIHEDAITRRADLIQLEQIASTYPSRERFLTELTLDPPDATSDQAGAPHRDEDYLILSTIHSAKGQEWKNVFVLNTVDGCIPADLGVGTKEDIEEERRLLYVAMTRAKDSLHLVVPQRFYPHNQAARGDRHVYASRTRFIPASMLPAFEQSSWASAALKDDPRQRPGVKVDLGARMRGIWK, encoded by the coding sequence ATGAACATCGCCGCTCGTGATTCGTCCTTCGAGACGCCCGCTTATCTTGCCCGGCTGAATGATGAGCAGCGGCTGGCGGTGGTGCATGGCGACGGCAAGGTGGCGGCGCCGCTGCTGGTGATTGCGGGCGCCGGCTCCGGCAAGACCAACACGCTGGCGCATCGCGTCGCCCATCTCATCGTCAAGGGCGCCGATCCGCGCCGCATCCTGCTGATGACCTTCTCCCGTCGTGCCGCGGCCGAGATGGCCAAGCGGGTCGAGCGCATTGCCGGCGAGGTGCTGGGGCGCGACGCGGCGATCATCGGCGACGCGCTGGCCTGGGCCGGCACTTTCCACGGCATCGGCGCCAGGCTGCTGCGCGACTATGCCGAGCAGATCGGCCTCGACCCGGCCTTCACCATCCATGACCGCGAGGATTCGGCCGACCTGATGAACCTTGCACGGCATGAGCTGGGATTCTCGAAAACCGAAAGCCGCTTTCCGACCAAAGGCACCTGCCTGCAGATCTATTCGCGGGCGGTGAACGCGCAGGCGCCACTGGACGAGGTGCTCGGCTCCGCCTTCCCCTGGTGCGCGGCATGGGCGGAGCAACTGAAGGAGCTTTTCGCGGCGTATGTCGAGGCCAAGCAGGCGCAGAACGTGCTCGATTACGACGACCTGCTGCTCTACTGGGCGCAGATGGCGGCCGAGCCGGAAATCGCCGCTCATCTCGGTTCCCGCTTCGACCACGTGCTGGTCGACGAGTACCAGGACACCAACCGGCTGCAGGCTTCGATCCTCCTGGCGCTGAAACCGGACGGCGCCGGCCTGACGGTGGTGGGCGATGACGCGCAGTCGATCTATTCCTTCCGCGCCGCGGAAGTGCGCAACATCCTCGATTTCCCGAAACAATTCGCGAAGCCCGCCGAGATCGTCATGCTGGAGCGCAACTACCGCTCGACCGAGACGATCCTGGCAGCCGCCAACAGGGTGATCGGCGAGGCCAGCGAACGCTTCACCAAGAATCTGTGGACCGAGCGCCGTTCCTCGCACAGGCCGCAGCTGGTCAGCGTACGCGACGAGGCCGAGCAGGCGAATTATGTCTGCCAGGCGATCCTGGCCGAACGCGAGGCCGGCACGGCGCTGAAGGCGCAGGCGGTGCTGTTTCGCACCTCGAGCCACAGCGGGCCGCTGGAGGTGGAGCTGACGCGTCGCAACATCCCCTTCGTCAAGTTCGGCGGCTTGAAATTCCTCGACGCCGCGCATGTCAAGGACATGCTGGCGATGCTGCGCTTCGCCGAGAACCCACGCGACCGCGTCGCCGGTTTCCGCGTGCTGCAGCTGATGCCGGGCATCGGGCCGTCCGCCGCCTCGCAGATCGTGGATGCCATGGCGACGTCGCTCGACGAGACGCTCGGCCTTGCCCGCTTCCGGCCGCCGCAGCGCGCCGCGCAGGATTGGCCGGTGTTCCTCGACATCTATAGCGGCCTACGCGCCGGCGCCAAATGGCCGGCCGACCTCGAACGGATCAGGCTCTGGTACGAACCGCATATGGAGCGCATCCATGAGGATGCGATCACGCGCCGGGCCGATCTCATCCAGCTCGAGCAGATCGCCTCGACCTATCCGTCGCGCGAACGCTTCCTGACCGAGCTGACGCTCGATCCGCCCGACGCCACCAGCGACCAGGCCGGGGCGCCGCATCGCGACGAGGATTACCTCATCCTGTCGACCATCCATTCGGCCAAGGGCCAGGAATGGAAGAACGTCTTCGTGCTGAACACGGTCGATGGCTGCATCCCGGCCGATCTCGGGGTCGGCACCAAGGAGGACATCGAGGAGGAACGCCGGCTGCTCTATGTGGCGATGACCAGGGCCAAGGACAGTTTGCATCTGGTGGTGCCGCAGCGCTTTTATCCGCACAACCAAGCTGCGCGCGGCGACCGCCATGTCTATGCCTCGCGCACCCGCTTCATCCCGGCCTCGATGCTTCCGGCATTCGAGCAGTCGTCCTGGGCGAGTGCGGCGCTCAAGGACGACCCGCGCCAGCGGCCAGGCGTCAAGGTCGACCTTGGCGCCCGCATGCGCGGCATATGGAAATAG
- a CDS encoding DUF982 domain-containing protein: protein MYDRMFFTPVALSVGAGHKRMIASLSAMHEFLTEFPPSRRRLSYGAAVKACEAARAREISAEAARDALITFAVTAGILWPSDQPIVSVKPVARGYGGFAA, encoded by the coding sequence ATGTACGACAGGATGTTCTTCACCCCGGTCGCCCTCAGCGTCGGCGCCGGCCATAAGCGCATGATCGCCTCGCTGTCCGCCATGCATGAATTCCTGACCGAGTTTCCGCCATCGCGGCGGCGGCTGAGCTACGGCGCCGCGGTAAAGGCCTGCGAGGCGGCACGGGCCCGAGAAATCTCGGCCGAGGCCGCGCGCGATGCGCTGATCACCTTCGCGGTGACCGCCGGCATCCTGTGGCCGTCGGACCAGCCGATCGTTTCGGTGAAGCCGGTCGCGCGCGGCTATGGCGGTTTTGCCGCCTGA
- a CDS encoding sterol desaturase family protein has translation MIYQWQSVFIHSNTRIKFGPLKWLIASPQFHHWHHANERDAYDKNFAGQLPFLDLIGGTLFMPPRMPEKYGVDEPVPQLYHRQLLYPFVAAAEPAAIAEASAAGKPE, from the coding sequence TTGATCTACCAGTGGCAGTCGGTGTTCATCCACTCCAATACGCGCATCAAATTCGGGCCGCTGAAATGGCTGATTGCCTCGCCGCAGTTCCATCACTGGCACCACGCCAACGAACGCGACGCCTATGACAAGAACTTCGCCGGCCAATTGCCCTTTCTCGACCTGATCGGCGGCACTTTGTTCATGCCGCCGCGGATGCCAGAAAAATATGGTGTCGACGAGCCTGTGCCGCAGCTCTACCACCGGCAGCTCCTCTATCCTTTCGTCGCAGCGGCCGAACCGGCCGCGATCGCCGAAGCCTCGGCCGCCGGCAAGCCCGAATAA
- a CDS encoding GGDEF domain-containing protein yields the protein MRIDLSPTSWGRVVVVTAAGTAFFIAVAFFVDSFNFPSLSPQALLWAKLTDLFLPLVLGGSFLFFLMWKMRQLAITQKELSVIAATDSLTAVFNRGAFSMLVEAYLDQARDQTVADAGALLIVDADHFKSINDRLGHDCGDQALRLIAATIKGQLHGADIVGRIGGEEFAVFLPGADATRSFLVAESIRRRIREAEFAPDGRPWPLSVSIGGIAFSGPTTYHDVFQVADRHLYKAKSNGRDQVSFESRRSGTAGNAGGTMH from the coding sequence ATGCGCATCGATTTGTCCCCGACAAGCTGGGGCAGGGTCGTGGTGGTCACCGCCGCCGGCACAGCCTTTTTCATTGCCGTCGCCTTCTTCGTCGATTCCTTCAATTTTCCCTCGCTGTCGCCGCAGGCGCTGCTGTGGGCGAAACTCACGGATCTTTTCCTGCCGCTTGTCCTCGGCGGCTCCTTTCTGTTCTTCCTGATGTGGAAGATGCGCCAGCTGGCGATCACGCAAAAGGAGCTCAGCGTCATCGCCGCGACCGACAGCTTGACCGCGGTCTTCAACCGCGGCGCCTTCTCGATGCTGGTCGAGGCCTATCTCGACCAGGCCCGCGACCAGACGGTCGCCGACGCCGGCGCGCTGCTGATCGTCGATGCCGACCATTTCAAGTCGATCAATGACCGCCTGGGCCACGACTGCGGCGACCAGGCGCTGAGGTTGATCGCCGCGACGATCAAGGGGCAACTGCATGGCGCCGACATCGTCGGACGCATCGGCGGCGAAGAATTCGCGGTCTTCCTGCCCGGCGCCGATGCCACACGCTCCTTCCTGGTCGCCGAATCCATCAGGCGCCGCATTCGCGAGGCCGAATTTGCCCCCGACGGGCGGCCCTGGCCGCTTTCCGTGAGCATCGGCGGCATCGCCTTCAGCGGCCCGACCACCTACCACGACGTTTTCCAGGTCGCCGACCGCCATCTCTACAAGGCCAAGTCCAACGGCCGCGACCAGGTGAGCTTCGAGAGCCGGCGCAGCGGGACGGCTGGCAATGCCGGCGGCACCATGCACTAA
- a CDS encoding DinB family protein, whose protein sequence is MKQHFMMFAAYNQWANQRLYDAAAHLSDEEFNRDTGAFFGSMMGTLNHILTADRIWMKRFTGEGQAPSSLDAILYKALPPLHSAREAEDKRIINWVGGMSEKALAGRFSYMTLSDMRTVSQRVAPALSHFFNHQTHHRGQAHMVLTVLGRPSVPLDLALFQRSEEGRAYA, encoded by the coding sequence ATGAAACAGCATTTCATGATGTTTGCGGCCTATAATCAATGGGCCAACCAGCGTCTCTACGATGCCGCGGCACACCTCAGCGACGAGGAATTCAACCGCGACACCGGCGCCTTCTTCGGCTCGATGATGGGAACGCTCAACCATATCCTGACTGCCGATCGTATCTGGATGAAGCGTTTCACCGGCGAGGGACAGGCACCGTCTTCCCTTGACGCCATTCTTTACAAGGCGCTGCCACCCTTGCACAGCGCGCGCGAGGCGGAGGACAAGCGGATCATCAACTGGGTCGGCGGCATGAGCGAAAAGGCGCTCGCCGGCCGCTTCTCCTATATGACCCTCTCCGATATGCGAACTGTCTCGCAACGCGTGGCACCCGCGCTCAGCCATTTCTTCAACCACCAGACCCATCATCGCGGCCAGGCGCACATGGTGCTGACCGTGCTCGGCCGCCCTTCGGTGCCGCTCGATCTGGCGCTGTTCCAGCGCTCCGAGGAAGGCCGCGCCTATGCCTGA
- a CDS encoding glutathione S-transferase family protein, with amino-acid sequence MTILLYDLVGHDVGRPFSPHCWKTKMALAHKGLAVTKVPTRFLEVPEVESGASKTVPVIRDGERVVADSFAIALYLDEAYPDRPTLFGGDGGKAMARFIERWSQFTIHPYVATVALTDLHDMQDEPNAAYFRESREQRYGKRLEEVVANRDAGLAAFRAALEPLRSTLTYQPFIGGEAPLFADYIVFGALQWGRIASPFQLLDDGDSIARWFERCLDLHGGIGRQVAAAA; translated from the coding sequence ATGACCATTCTGCTTTACGACCTCGTCGGCCATGATGTCGGCCGCCCGTTCAGCCCGCATTGCTGGAAGACCAAGATGGCGCTGGCTCATAAGGGGCTCGCCGTCACCAAGGTGCCGACGCGCTTCCTCGAGGTGCCGGAAGTCGAGAGCGGCGCGTCGAAGACGGTGCCGGTGATCCGTGACGGCGAGCGCGTGGTGGCCGATTCCTTCGCCATCGCGCTCTATCTCGACGAAGCCTATCCGGATCGGCCGACGCTATTCGGCGGCGATGGCGGCAAGGCGATGGCGCGCTTCATCGAGCGCTGGTCGCAGTTCACCATCCATCCCTACGTCGCGACGGTGGCGCTGACCGATCTGCATGACATGCAAGACGAGCCCAACGCCGCCTATTTCCGCGAAAGCCGCGAGCAGCGGTACGGCAAGCGGCTGGAAGAGGTCGTGGCGAACCGCGATGCCGGGCTCGCGGCCTTCCGCGCCGCGCTGGAGCCGCTGCGCTCGACGCTCACCTACCAGCCCTTCATCGGCGGCGAGGCGCCGCTGTTTGCCGATTACATCGTGTTCGGCGCGCTGCAATGGGGACGCATCGCCTCGCCTTTCCAGTTGCTCGACGACGGCGACAGCATCGCCCGCTGGTTCGAGCGCTGCCTCGACCTGCATGGCGGTATCGGACGGCAGGTCGCGGCGGCGGCGTGA
- a CDS encoding DUF1905 domain-containing protein: protein MLRYEMQGGIWVYPGKGGWHFITLPTDVAARIKAAMAGLARPWGSLGVTAVIGRTKWTTSLFPDKASGSLLLPVKASVRQAESLKAGDAPIVTIEIGL, encoded by the coding sequence ATGCTGCGTTATGAGATGCAGGGCGGGATCTGGGTCTACCCCGGCAAGGGCGGCTGGCATTTCATCACGCTGCCAACGGATGTCGCGGCGCGGATCAAGGCGGCCATGGCGGGGCTGGCGCGACCCTGGGGCTCGCTTGGTGTGACGGCTGTCATCGGCAGGACAAAATGGACTACGTCGCTTTTCCCCGACAAGGCCTCGGGCAGCCTGCTTTTGCCCGTCAAGGCGTCGGTGCGGCAAGCTGAGAGCCTGAAGGCCGGAGACGCGCCGATCGTGACCATTGAGATCGGGCTTTAA
- the ndk gene encoding nucleoside-diphosphate kinase: protein MAIERTFSMIKPDATRRNLTGAITKMLEDAGLRVVASRRVWMSRREAEGFYAVHKDRPFFGELVEFMSSAPTIVQVLEGENAIARNREVMGATNPANAAEGTIRKVHALSIGENSVHGSDAPETAAQEIKYWFSDTEIVG, encoded by the coding sequence ATGGCGATCGAACGCACCTTCTCCATGATCAAGCCGGACGCGACCAGGCGCAACCTGACGGGCGCCATCACCAAGATGCTCGAAGACGCCGGCCTGCGCGTCGTCGCATCGCGCCGCGTGTGGATGAGCCGCCGCGAGGCCGAAGGTTTCTACGCCGTCCACAAGGATCGCCCGTTCTTCGGCGAGCTGGTGGAATTCATGTCGTCGGCGCCCACCATCGTGCAGGTGCTGGAAGGCGAGAACGCCATCGCCCGGAATCGCGAAGTGATGGGCGCCACCAACCCGGCTAACGCCGCAGAAGGCACCATCCGCAAGGTGCATGCGCTGTCGATCGGCGAGAACTCGGTGCACGGCTCCGACGCGCCGGAGACCGCCGCGCAGGAGATCAAGTACTGGTTCTCGGACACCGAGATCGTCGGCTGA
- a CDS encoding DUF190 domain-containing protein, with amino-acid sequence MELPAQCALLRIFFGEDDRAADGKPLHEAIVIKARETGMAGATVLRGPLGFGRSSVLHTAKILRLSQDLPIVVEIVDAPEKIDALIPAIKALTSEKSCLITREKVEVIRYGDGD; translated from the coding sequence ATGGAACTTCCCGCGCAATGCGCGCTGCTCAGGATCTTCTTCGGCGAGGACGACAGGGCGGCCGACGGCAAGCCGCTGCACGAGGCGATCGTCATCAAGGCCCGCGAAACCGGCATGGCCGGCGCCACGGTGCTGCGCGGGCCGCTGGGCTTCGGCCGCTCCAGCGTGCTCCACACCGCCAAGATCCTGCGCCTGTCGCAGGATCTGCCCATCGTCGTCGAGATCGTCGACGCGCCGGAGAAAATCGATGCGCTGATCCCTGCGATCAAGGCGCTGACGAGTGAGAAGAGCTGCCTGATCACCAGGGAGAAGGTCGAGGTCATCCGCTACGGCGACGGAGACTGA
- the crcB gene encoding fluoride efflux transporter CrcB produces the protein MTDRQAAMRLYLAVGCGAAIGSLTRFLSGYVVVSLLGLNALWSTAFVNVVGSWVIMAFATLTGPDGRMMVGPVSRNFVMAGFCGGLTTFSAMSLDTFILLFEGDLPLAATYLISVVGPSLVAAWLGYLMASRLNRLPKGSQATGS, from the coding sequence ATGACGGACAGACAGGCGGCAATGCGGCTTTATCTGGCGGTCGGCTGCGGCGCGGCGATCGGCTCCCTGACCCGGTTCCTGTCGGGCTACGTCGTCGTCTCGCTGCTCGGCCTGAACGCTCTATGGTCGACCGCTTTCGTCAACGTCGTCGGCTCCTGGGTCATCATGGCTTTCGCGACGCTGACCGGACCGGATGGGCGCATGATGGTCGGACCGGTCAGCCGCAATTTCGTCATGGCCGGCTTTTGCGGCGGCCTCACCACGTTTTCGGCGATGAGCCTCGATACCTTCATCTTGCTGTTCGAGGGCGACTTGCCGCTGGCCGCGACCTATCTCATCAGTGTGGTCGGGCCGTCGCTCGTCGCGGCGTGGCTGGGTTATCTCATGGCATCCAGGCTCAACCGCTTGCCGAAAGGTAGTCAGGCAACAGGTAGCTAG
- the crcB gene encoding fluoride efflux transporter CrcB: MTLAACALVLIGGFLGGVSRFFLSGVIGHGVGETFPWGTLAVNVSGALAIGAFAGAARAVGGVFASDLVRDLIVVGLFGGYTTVSSFCLQTLNLALDGEGRLAAFNVVASSVLCVLFVAFGFWAIVWVAESATWVAGSATGAAG; encoded by the coding sequence ATGACCCTTGCGGCCTGCGCCCTGGTCCTGATCGGCGGTTTCCTCGGCGGCGTATCCCGCTTCTTCCTCTCCGGCGTGATTGGCCATGGGGTCGGCGAGACCTTTCCCTGGGGCACGCTGGCGGTCAACGTCTCCGGCGCCCTTGCCATCGGCGCCTTTGCCGGTGCCGCGCGGGCGGTCGGCGGCGTCTTCGCCAGCGATCTCGTGCGCGACCTCATCGTCGTCGGCCTGTTCGGCGGCTACACCACCGTGTCGTCCTTCTGCCTGCAGACGCTCAACCTCGCGCTCGACGGGGAGGGCCGGCTCGCGGCCTTCAACGTCGTCGCCTCGTCGGTTCTGTGCGTGCTGTTCGTCGCCTTCGGCTTCTGGGCGATCGTCTGGGTGGCTGAGTCAGCAACCTGGGTGGCTGGTTCAGCTACCGGGGCAGCGGGCTGA
- a CDS encoding YbaY family lipoprotein, which produces MLDRIAEFFIFGLVPLVVGILAVPQVTKAAEKTIAGEVTYRERIALPPDAVLVVELADVSLADAPATVIAKRRVAPIGRVPIKFDIGFDHKAIQNGRTYALQARITVGERLMFITDTNHQLDPLAGTPQTVLVKMPR; this is translated from the coding sequence ATGCTGGACCGCATCGCGGAGTTCTTCATCTTCGGGCTGGTGCCGCTGGTCGTCGGCATTCTTGCCGTACCGCAAGTGACCAAGGCCGCCGAGAAGACCATCGCGGGCGAGGTGACTTATCGCGAGCGCATCGCTTTGCCGCCAGATGCCGTGCTCGTGGTCGAGCTTGCCGACGTCTCGCTGGCCGATGCGCCGGCAACCGTGATCGCAAAGCGCAGGGTAGCGCCCATCGGACGGGTGCCGATCAAGTTCGACATCGGTTTCGACCACAAAGCGATCCAGAACGGTCGGACCTATGCGCTGCAGGCGCGCATCACGGTCGGCGAGCGGCTGATGTTCATCACCGACACGAACCACCAGCTCGATCCGCTGGCCGGCACGCCGCAGACGGTGTTGGTGAAGATGCCGCGCTGA